A section of the Pseudanabaena mucicola str. Chao 1806 genome encodes:
- a CDS encoding LptA/OstA family protein: MKTSFQGKGRIKGKKVKGKTKQRFTIGSIGKLFLVVLPLFIIATSSLPATQAQNANTALTIRADVQEANTNTGVVTATGNVKMSYPARQIDAIAEQAQYFSKEQRVVLTGNVVVTQEGVNSIKAQTITYLVSEGKFVASPPNNQQVETIYVVPDREAINTPVTSASPVNQIKPAFKKQQVSSPSLENNSGQSKP, translated from the coding sequence ATGAAGACATCATTTCAAGGAAAAGGTCGAATCAAAGGAAAAAAGGTAAAAGGAAAAACTAAGCAAAGATTTACCATTGGATCAATTGGTAAGTTATTTCTAGTTGTGTTGCCACTTTTTATAATCGCGACTAGCTCACTGCCTGCAACTCAAGCCCAAAATGCAAATACAGCTTTGACAATTCGGGCGGATGTGCAGGAAGCAAATACTAATACAGGTGTAGTTACTGCAACTGGTAACGTAAAAATGAGCTATCCCGCCCGACAAATCGATGCGATCGCCGAGCAAGCCCAGTATTTTTCTAAGGAACAGCGTGTAGTTTTAACGGGAAATGTGGTCGTTACCCAAGAAGGTGTTAATAGTATCAAAGCGCAAACAATTACCTATCTTGTCAGTGAAGGTAAGTTTGTTGCCTCGCCGCCGAACAATCAACAGGTAGAAACAATTTATGTGGTTCCAGACCGCGAAGCAATCAATACTCCTGTAACTTCGGCTTCACCAGTAAATCAAATTAAACCTGCATTTAAAAAACAACAGGTTAGCTCACCCAGCTTAGAAAATAATTCTGGTCAATCTAAGCCATAG